A window from Lagopus muta isolate bLagMut1 chromosome 5, bLagMut1 primary, whole genome shotgun sequence encodes these proteins:
- the PTCH2 gene encoding protein patched homolog 2 isoform X1 yields MGAAAAAAANGSGGGGAAPAPPAPALPFRGAAGGRRPRALRTGTAAPPHTRALRALRAHGGRRRLARPHITGLRAPHSRPAMPAEPPRSAPPRAAAAALRKALPEVSGEHRPLRPAPRRAGPPAERRRSPQGRGAPLWLRARFQALLFALGCRIQRHCGKVLFVGLLLFGALAVGLRVASVETDIEHLWVEAGSRVSQELRYTKEKLGEESVYTSQMLIQTPKREGENILTQEALQLHLEAALAASKVQVSLYGKSWDLNKICYKSGVPIIENGMIERMIEKLFPCVILTPLDCFWEGAKLQGGSAYLPGRPDIQWSNLDPLQLMEELGQFTSLEGFKELLDKAEVGQAYMERPCLDPQDPQCPSSAPNKQSQQSPDIPAELSGGCHGFSRKFMRWQEELILGGTTKDSQGKLLSAEALQTMFLLMSPRQLFEHFKDDYEIHDISWSEEKAGAILEAWQRKFVELAQDSIPPNATQNIHAFSTTTLNDIMKSFSDVSAIRVAGGYLLMLAYACVTMLRWDCSKSQGAVGLAGVLLVALSVASGLGLCSLLGISFNAATTQVLPFLALGIGVDDMFLLAHAFTETSQHIPFKERTGECLRRTGTSVALTSISNMIAFFMAALVPIPALRAFSLQAAVVVVFNFAMVLFVFPAILSLDLYRREKRRLDILCCFYSPCSSRVIQIQPQELADANDNHASHPSPYGHPGVATSTQITTTVQAFTQCDPSGHHIVTVLPPTSQVCTSPAVLLPPADPLGSQVFTPSSSTRDLLAQLDEAKGGRECVPLPLCRWSLSDFAREKYAPLLLRTQTKVVVVVLFLALLGLSLYGTTMVHDGLYLTDIVPRDTKAHAFISAQFKYFSFYNMFIVTKGGFHYPGAQAALLSLHQAFSTVKYVVREGNHDLPKMWLHYFQDWLRGLQATFDRDWQAGRITHDSYRNGSEDGALAYKLLIQTGNKKEPFNFNQLTTRRLVDENGIIPPDTFYICLTVWASNDPLGFAASQANFYPPPPEWIHDKYDTTGENLRIPAAQPLEFAQFPFYLSGLRRTADFVEAIESVRAICQEAAQRHGVLSYPSGYPFLFWEQYIGLRHWFLLAISILLACTFLVCALLLLNPWTAGIIVSILAMMAVELFGIMGLMGIKLSAIPVVILIASVGIGVEFTVHVALGFLTAVGSRNVRSAAALEHTFAPVMDGAVSTLLGVLMLASSEFDFIMRYFFAVLTILTLLGLLNGLVLLPVLLSVIGPPSEASPVDNGPRLPPTEPVPPCLGPGGLYIRRAPAWPAAFTDTSDTECYGDGVGPGSPQGPFIVPPAPAHILLEAGKDPSFPRITVLKPYKDSPEVQGKKEQPVPQPAASLPFGEPCPTLARDYPHPTALPRPGQPCSSSAWPAPRAPLPAYSTHLQGPAGSYTTVTATASVTVALHPTLPGSYPSFGTETDSVEEPSTMPDSFEMQSLGRHGAGTRR; encoded by the exons ATGGGCGCtgccgcggcggcggcggccaatgggagcggcggcggcggcgcggccccggcGCCCCCCGCCCCCGCCCTCCCCTTTAGAGGCGCGGCGGGCGGCCGCCGGCCCAGAGCCCTCCGCACCGGCACCGCCGCTCCGCCGCACACCCGCGCCCTCCGCGCCCTCCGCGCCCATGGGGGCCGACGCCGCCTCGCTCGGCCCCACATAACGGGGCTGCGCGCCCCGCACAGCCGCCCCGCCATGCCGGCCGAGCCCCCCCGCTCCGCTCCTCCgcgagccgccgccgccgccctccgcAAAGCGCTGCCCGAGGTAAGCGGCGAGCATCGCCCGCTCCGCCCCGCACCGCGCCGTGCGGGTCCCCCCGCTGagcgccgccgctccccgcagGGCCGCGGGGCCCCGCTGTGGCTGCGGGCCCGCTTCCAGGCGCTGCTCTTCGCGCTGGGCTGCCGGATCCAGCGGCACTGCGGGAAGGTGCTGTtcgtggggctgctgctgttcGGGGCGCTGGCCGTGGGGCTGCGGGTGGCCTCCGTCGAGACGGACATCGAGCACCTCTGGGTGGAAG CGGGCAGCCGTGTCAGCCAGGAGCTCCGCTACACGAAGGAGAAGCTGGGCGAGGAGTCCGTCTACACATCCCAGATGCTGATCCAGACCCCGAAACGCGAAGGAGAGAACATCCTGACGCAGGAGGCCCTGCAGCTCCACCTCGAGGCGGCCTTGGCTGCCAGCAAAGTGCAAGTCTCGCTGTACGGAAA ATCGTGGGATTTGAACAAGATCTGCTACAAGTCAGGAGTCCCCATCATTGAAAATGGAATGATTGAGAGG ATGATTGAGAAGCTGTTCCCCTGCGTGATCCTGACGCCGCTGGACTGCTTCTGGGAAGGGGCCAAGCTGCAGGGAGGCTCAGCCTACCTCCC GGGCCGTCCTGATATCCAGTGGAGCAACTTGGACCCTCTGCAGCTGATGGAGGAGCTGGGGCAGTTCACATCCCTAGAAGGTTTCAAGGAGCTGCTGGATAAGGCTGAAGTGGGGCAGGCTTATATGGAGCGACCCTGCCtggacccccaggacccccagtGCCCCTCCAGCGCCCCCAACAAGCAGAGCCAGCAG AGCCCCGACATCCCGGCGGAGCTCTCTGGGGGCTGCCACGGCTTCTCCAGGAAGTTCATGCGCTGGCAGGAGGAGCTGATTTTGGGCGGCACAACCAAAGACTCCCAGGGCAAGCTGCTAAG TGCCGAGGCCCTGCAGACAATGTTCCTTCTCATGAGCCCTCGGCAGCTGTTTGAGCACTTCAAGGATGACTATGAGATCCATGACATCAGCTGGAGTGAGGAGAAGGCAGGTGCTATCCTGGAGGCCTGGCAGAGGAAATTCGTGGAG CTGGCGCAGGACTCCATCCCACCCAACGCCACACAGAACATCCATGCCTTCTCCACCACCACACTCAACGACATCATGAAGTCCTTCTCTGATGTCAGTGCCATCCGGGTGGCTGGGGGATACCTCCTCATG CTGGCCTATGCCTGTGTCACCATGCTGCGCTGGGACTGCTCCAAGTCACAGGGTGCCGTGGGCCTGGCCGGGGTCCTGCTGGTGGCCCTCTCTGTGGCCTCTGGCTTAGGGCTCTGCTCACTGCTCGGTATCTCCTTCAATGCAGCCACCACGCAG GTGCTGCCCTTCCTGGCCCTTGGCATTGGTGTGGATGACATGTTCCTCCTGGCTCATGCCTTCACTGAGACCAGCCAGCACATCCCCTTCAAG GAGCGGACAGGAGAGTGCTTGCGGCGCACGGGGACCAGCGTGGCTCTCACCTCCATCAGCAACATGATTGCCTTCTTCATGGCTGCCCTGGTGCCCATCCCCGCCCTGCGTGCCTTCTCACTCCAG gcagcagtggtggtggtgttcAACTTTGCCATGGTGCTGTTCGTCTTCCCTGCCATACTGAGCCTGGACCTGTATCGGCGGGAGAAGCGCCGCCTCGACATCCTCTGCTGCTTCTACAG CCCTTGCTCCTCACGGGTCATCCAGATCCAACCCCAGGAGTTGGCCGATGCCAACGACAACCATGCCTCCCACCCGTCCCCCTACGGCCACCCCGGCGTGGCCACCAGCACTCAGATCACCACCACCGTGCAGGCCTTCACCCAGTGCGACCCCTCGGGCCACCACATCGTCACCGTCCTGCCACCCACCTCCCAGGTGTGCACCTCGCCCGCCGTGCTGCTGCCGCCTGCCGACCCGTTGGGCTCGCAGGTCTTCACCCCCTCCAGCTCCACGCGGGACCTGCTGGCCCAGCTGGACGAGGCTAAGGGTGGGCGTGAGTGCGTGCCGCTGCCCTTGTGCCGCTGGAGCCTCTCCGACTTTGCCCGTGAGAAGTATGCCCCGCTCCTGCTGCGGACCCAGACCAAG gtggtggtggtggtccTCTTCTTGGCACTGTTGGGACTGAGCCTCTACGGCACCACCATGGTGCATGACGGACTCTACCTGACAGACATTGTGCCACGGGACACCAAGGCTCACGCCTTCATCTCAGCCCAGTTCAAGTATTTCTCCTTCTACAACATGTTCATCGTCACCAAGGGTGGCTTCCACTACCCGGGTGCCCAGGCCGCCCTTCTCAGCCTGCACCAAGCCTTCAGCACTGTCAAGTACGTGGTGCGTGAGGGCAACCATGACCTGCCCAAGATGTGGCTCCACTACTTCCAGGACTGGCTGCGAG GGCTCCAGGCCACCTTCGACAGGGACTGGCAAGCCGGCCGCATCACCCATGATAGCTATCGCAATGGCTCTGAGGACGGGGCACTGGCCTAcaagctcctcatccagactgGCAACAAGAAGGAGCCATTCAACTTCAACCAG TTGACCACACGGCGGTTGGTGGATGAGAATGGCATCATCCCCCCAGACACCTTCTACATCTGCCTGACGGTGTGGGCCAGCAACGACCCCCTGGGCTTCGCTGCCTCTCAGGCCAACTTCTACCCACCGCCGCCTGAGTGGATCCATGACAAGTACGACACTACGGGCGAGAACCTGCGAA TCCCAGCAGCCCAGCCACTGGAGTTTGCCCAGTTCCCCTTCTACCTGAGCGGGCTGCGTCGCACAGCCGACTTCGTTGAGGCAATTGAGAGCGTGCGAGCCATCTGCCAGGAGGCGGCCCAGCGCCATGGCGTGCTGAGCTACCCCAGCGGCTACCCCTTCCTCTTCTGGGAGCAATACATCGGCCTGCGCCACTGGTTCCTGTTGGCCATCAGCATCCTGCTGGCCTGCACCTTTCTCGTCTgcgccctgctgctgctcaacCCCTGGACGGCCGGTATCATC gtctCCATCCTGGCCATGATGGCGGTGGAACTGTTCGGCATTATGGGGCTGATGGGCATCAAGCTGAGTGCCATCCCTGTGGTCATCCTCATCGCTTCAGTTGGCATCGGTGTGGAGTTCACTGTCCACGTGGCCCTG GGCTTCCTTACGGCAGTTGGGAGCAGGAACGTGcgctcagctgctgccttggAGCACACCTTTGCCCCTGTGATGGACGGTGCCGTCTCTACCCTCCTGGGCGTCCTCATGTTGGCCAGCTCTGAGTTTGACTTCATCATGAG GTACTTCTTTGCGGTGCTCACCATCCTGACACTCCTGGGGCTGCTCAatgggctggtgctgctgcctgtcctgctATCAGTCATCGGGCCACCCTCTGAG GCATCTCCTGTGGATAATGGCCCCCGCCTGCCCCCAACAGAGCCGGTGCCCCCGTGCCTAGGCCCTGGGGGTCTGTACATCCGCCGTGCCCCCGCCTGGCCCGCTGCCTTCACTGATACCTCAGACACAGAGTGCTATGGCGACGGTGTGGGGCCAGGCAGCCCCCAGGGACCCTTCATTGTGCCCCCTGCCCCGGCACACATTCTGCTGGAGGCTGGCAAGGACCCCAGCTTTCCCCGCATCACT GTGCTGAAGCCCTACAAGGACAGCCCGGAGGTCCAGGGGAAGAAGGAGCAGCCCGtcccccagcctgcagcttcACTGCCTTTCGGGGAGCCGTGCCCCACACTGGCTAGAGACTACCCacaccccacagcactgcctcgGCCGGGtcagccctgctcctccagTGCCTGGCCAGCCCCTCGGGCCCCCCTGCCAGCCTACAGCACCCACCTGCAGGGCCCCGCCGGCAGCTACACCACAGTCACAGCCACTGCTTCGGTGACGGTGGCCCTGCACCCCACGCTGCCTGGCTCCTACCCCAGCTTTGGCACCGAAACGGACAGTGTGGAGGAGCCCAGCACCATGCCTGACTCCTTTGAGATGCAAAGCCTGGGACGCCATGGGGCAGGCACCCGGCGCTAG
- the PTCH2 gene encoding protein patched homolog 2 isoform X2 — MPAEPPRSAPPRAAAAALRKALPEGRGAPLWLRARFQALLFALGCRIQRHCGKVLFVGLLLFGALAVGLRVASVETDIEHLWVEAGSRVSQELRYTKEKLGEESVYTSQMLIQTPKREGENILTQEALQLHLEAALAASKVQVSLYGKSWDLNKICYKSGVPIIENGMIERMIEKLFPCVILTPLDCFWEGAKLQGGSAYLPGRPDIQWSNLDPLQLMEELGQFTSLEGFKELLDKAEVGQAYMERPCLDPQDPQCPSSAPNKQSQQSPDIPAELSGGCHGFSRKFMRWQEELILGGTTKDSQGKLLSAEALQTMFLLMSPRQLFEHFKDDYEIHDISWSEEKAGAILEAWQRKFVELAQDSIPPNATQNIHAFSTTTLNDIMKSFSDVSAIRVAGGYLLMLAYACVTMLRWDCSKSQGAVGLAGVLLVALSVASGLGLCSLLGISFNAATTQVLPFLALGIGVDDMFLLAHAFTETSQHIPFKERTGECLRRTGTSVALTSISNMIAFFMAALVPIPALRAFSLQAAVVVVFNFAMVLFVFPAILSLDLYRREKRRLDILCCFYRYPCSSRVIQIQPQELADANDNHASHPSPYGHPGVATSTQITTTVQAFTQCDPSGHHIVTVLPPTSQVCTSPAVLLPPADPLGSQVFTPSSSTRDLLAQLDEAKGGRECVPLPLCRWSLSDFAREKYAPLLLRTQTKVVVVVLFLALLGLSLYGTTMVHDGLYLTDIVPRDTKAHAFISAQFKYFSFYNMFIVTKGGFHYPGAQAALLSLHQAFSTVKYVVREGNHDLPKMWLHYFQDWLRGLQATFDRDWQAGRITHDSYRNGSEDGALAYKLLIQTGNKKEPFNFNQLTTRRLVDENGIIPPDTFYICLTVWASNDPLGFAASQANFYPPPPEWIHDKYDTTGENLRIPAAQPLEFAQFPFYLSGLRRTADFVEAIESVRAICQEAAQRHGVLSYPSGYPFLFWEQYIGLRHWFLLAISILLACTFLVCALLLLNPWTAGIIVSILAMMAVELFGIMGLMGIKLSAIPVVILIASVGIGVEFTVHVALGFLTAVGSRNVRSAAALEHTFAPVMDGAVSTLLGVLMLASSEFDFIMRYFFAVLTILTLLGLLNGLVLLPVLLSVIGPPSEASPVDNGPRLPPTEPVPPCLGPGGLYIRRAPAWPAAFTDTSDTECYGDGVGPGSPQGPFIVPPAPAHILLEAGKDPSFPRITVLKPYKDSPEVQGKKEQPVPQPAASLPFGEPCPTLARDYPHPTALPRPGQPCSSSAWPAPRAPLPAYSTHLQGPAGSYTTVTATASVTVALHPTLPGSYPSFGTETDSVEEPSTMPDSFEMQSLGRHGAGTRR; from the exons ATGCCGGCCGAGCCCCCCCGCTCCGCTCCTCCgcgagccgccgccgccgccctccgcAAAGCGCTGCCCGAG GGCCGCGGGGCCCCGCTGTGGCTGCGGGCCCGCTTCCAGGCGCTGCTCTTCGCGCTGGGCTGCCGGATCCAGCGGCACTGCGGGAAGGTGCTGTtcgtggggctgctgctgttcGGGGCGCTGGCCGTGGGGCTGCGGGTGGCCTCCGTCGAGACGGACATCGAGCACCTCTGGGTGGAAG CGGGCAGCCGTGTCAGCCAGGAGCTCCGCTACACGAAGGAGAAGCTGGGCGAGGAGTCCGTCTACACATCCCAGATGCTGATCCAGACCCCGAAACGCGAAGGAGAGAACATCCTGACGCAGGAGGCCCTGCAGCTCCACCTCGAGGCGGCCTTGGCTGCCAGCAAAGTGCAAGTCTCGCTGTACGGAAA ATCGTGGGATTTGAACAAGATCTGCTACAAGTCAGGAGTCCCCATCATTGAAAATGGAATGATTGAGAGG ATGATTGAGAAGCTGTTCCCCTGCGTGATCCTGACGCCGCTGGACTGCTTCTGGGAAGGGGCCAAGCTGCAGGGAGGCTCAGCCTACCTCCC GGGCCGTCCTGATATCCAGTGGAGCAACTTGGACCCTCTGCAGCTGATGGAGGAGCTGGGGCAGTTCACATCCCTAGAAGGTTTCAAGGAGCTGCTGGATAAGGCTGAAGTGGGGCAGGCTTATATGGAGCGACCCTGCCtggacccccaggacccccagtGCCCCTCCAGCGCCCCCAACAAGCAGAGCCAGCAG AGCCCCGACATCCCGGCGGAGCTCTCTGGGGGCTGCCACGGCTTCTCCAGGAAGTTCATGCGCTGGCAGGAGGAGCTGATTTTGGGCGGCACAACCAAAGACTCCCAGGGCAAGCTGCTAAG TGCCGAGGCCCTGCAGACAATGTTCCTTCTCATGAGCCCTCGGCAGCTGTTTGAGCACTTCAAGGATGACTATGAGATCCATGACATCAGCTGGAGTGAGGAGAAGGCAGGTGCTATCCTGGAGGCCTGGCAGAGGAAATTCGTGGAG CTGGCGCAGGACTCCATCCCACCCAACGCCACACAGAACATCCATGCCTTCTCCACCACCACACTCAACGACATCATGAAGTCCTTCTCTGATGTCAGTGCCATCCGGGTGGCTGGGGGATACCTCCTCATG CTGGCCTATGCCTGTGTCACCATGCTGCGCTGGGACTGCTCCAAGTCACAGGGTGCCGTGGGCCTGGCCGGGGTCCTGCTGGTGGCCCTCTCTGTGGCCTCTGGCTTAGGGCTCTGCTCACTGCTCGGTATCTCCTTCAATGCAGCCACCACGCAG GTGCTGCCCTTCCTGGCCCTTGGCATTGGTGTGGATGACATGTTCCTCCTGGCTCATGCCTTCACTGAGACCAGCCAGCACATCCCCTTCAAG GAGCGGACAGGAGAGTGCTTGCGGCGCACGGGGACCAGCGTGGCTCTCACCTCCATCAGCAACATGATTGCCTTCTTCATGGCTGCCCTGGTGCCCATCCCCGCCCTGCGTGCCTTCTCACTCCAG gcagcagtggtggtggtgttcAACTTTGCCATGGTGCTGTTCGTCTTCCCTGCCATACTGAGCCTGGACCTGTATCGGCGGGAGAAGCGCCGCCTCGACATCCTCTGCTGCTTCTACAGGTA CCCTTGCTCCTCACGGGTCATCCAGATCCAACCCCAGGAGTTGGCCGATGCCAACGACAACCATGCCTCCCACCCGTCCCCCTACGGCCACCCCGGCGTGGCCACCAGCACTCAGATCACCACCACCGTGCAGGCCTTCACCCAGTGCGACCCCTCGGGCCACCACATCGTCACCGTCCTGCCACCCACCTCCCAGGTGTGCACCTCGCCCGCCGTGCTGCTGCCGCCTGCCGACCCGTTGGGCTCGCAGGTCTTCACCCCCTCCAGCTCCACGCGGGACCTGCTGGCCCAGCTGGACGAGGCTAAGGGTGGGCGTGAGTGCGTGCCGCTGCCCTTGTGCCGCTGGAGCCTCTCCGACTTTGCCCGTGAGAAGTATGCCCCGCTCCTGCTGCGGACCCAGACCAAG gtggtggtggtggtccTCTTCTTGGCACTGTTGGGACTGAGCCTCTACGGCACCACCATGGTGCATGACGGACTCTACCTGACAGACATTGTGCCACGGGACACCAAGGCTCACGCCTTCATCTCAGCCCAGTTCAAGTATTTCTCCTTCTACAACATGTTCATCGTCACCAAGGGTGGCTTCCACTACCCGGGTGCCCAGGCCGCCCTTCTCAGCCTGCACCAAGCCTTCAGCACTGTCAAGTACGTGGTGCGTGAGGGCAACCATGACCTGCCCAAGATGTGGCTCCACTACTTCCAGGACTGGCTGCGAG GGCTCCAGGCCACCTTCGACAGGGACTGGCAAGCCGGCCGCATCACCCATGATAGCTATCGCAATGGCTCTGAGGACGGGGCACTGGCCTAcaagctcctcatccagactgGCAACAAGAAGGAGCCATTCAACTTCAACCAG TTGACCACACGGCGGTTGGTGGATGAGAATGGCATCATCCCCCCAGACACCTTCTACATCTGCCTGACGGTGTGGGCCAGCAACGACCCCCTGGGCTTCGCTGCCTCTCAGGCCAACTTCTACCCACCGCCGCCTGAGTGGATCCATGACAAGTACGACACTACGGGCGAGAACCTGCGAA TCCCAGCAGCCCAGCCACTGGAGTTTGCCCAGTTCCCCTTCTACCTGAGCGGGCTGCGTCGCACAGCCGACTTCGTTGAGGCAATTGAGAGCGTGCGAGCCATCTGCCAGGAGGCGGCCCAGCGCCATGGCGTGCTGAGCTACCCCAGCGGCTACCCCTTCCTCTTCTGGGAGCAATACATCGGCCTGCGCCACTGGTTCCTGTTGGCCATCAGCATCCTGCTGGCCTGCACCTTTCTCGTCTgcgccctgctgctgctcaacCCCTGGACGGCCGGTATCATC gtctCCATCCTGGCCATGATGGCGGTGGAACTGTTCGGCATTATGGGGCTGATGGGCATCAAGCTGAGTGCCATCCCTGTGGTCATCCTCATCGCTTCAGTTGGCATCGGTGTGGAGTTCACTGTCCACGTGGCCCTG GGCTTCCTTACGGCAGTTGGGAGCAGGAACGTGcgctcagctgctgccttggAGCACACCTTTGCCCCTGTGATGGACGGTGCCGTCTCTACCCTCCTGGGCGTCCTCATGTTGGCCAGCTCTGAGTTTGACTTCATCATGAG GTACTTCTTTGCGGTGCTCACCATCCTGACACTCCTGGGGCTGCTCAatgggctggtgctgctgcctgtcctgctATCAGTCATCGGGCCACCCTCTGAG GCATCTCCTGTGGATAATGGCCCCCGCCTGCCCCCAACAGAGCCGGTGCCCCCGTGCCTAGGCCCTGGGGGTCTGTACATCCGCCGTGCCCCCGCCTGGCCCGCTGCCTTCACTGATACCTCAGACACAGAGTGCTATGGCGACGGTGTGGGGCCAGGCAGCCCCCAGGGACCCTTCATTGTGCCCCCTGCCCCGGCACACATTCTGCTGGAGGCTGGCAAGGACCCCAGCTTTCCCCGCATCACT GTGCTGAAGCCCTACAAGGACAGCCCGGAGGTCCAGGGGAAGAAGGAGCAGCCCGtcccccagcctgcagcttcACTGCCTTTCGGGGAGCCGTGCCCCACACTGGCTAGAGACTACCCacaccccacagcactgcctcgGCCGGGtcagccctgctcctccagTGCCTGGCCAGCCCCTCGGGCCCCCCTGCCAGCCTACAGCACCCACCTGCAGGGCCCCGCCGGCAGCTACACCACAGTCACAGCCACTGCTTCGGTGACGGTGGCCCTGCACCCCACGCTGCCTGGCTCCTACCCCAGCTTTGGCACCGAAACGGACAGTGTGGAGGAGCCCAGCACCATGCCTGACTCCTTTGAGATGCAAAGCCTGGGACGCCATGGGGCAGGCACCCGGCGCTAG